A window of Streptomyces sp. ML-6 genomic DNA:
GGAGGGGCAGGGGCGGCAGTCGGGGCGGGCGAAGTCGATCACGATGGCGTCGCGGCCGTGCTGGGTGACCGGGTACCAGCCGGCGCTGGTGGCGCCCTGGGGGCAGTGGACCTGACGGGCCTTCCAGTCGATGCGGAACGCGCTCTTGTCGAAGCCTTCGGCGGCCTTGGCCTGGGGCGAGTGGTCGGCCAGGAGCGGGGTGATCATGCTGATGCCCCGGCCTGCCGCTTCCACGACCAGGTCGGCAAAGGGGTATCCGGAGTCGAGGTAGTGCTCGCCGGGTGCGACCTGCCGCTCGGCCAGGTTCTGCTGGATGGGCGCGGTGGCCCTGACGTCGAAAACCGTCGCCGTGGTGGTGTGCACATCGGTGATCAGCCGCAGCACGCTCGTACCGGTTTCGGTTTCGGCTTCGGCTTCGGCTTCGGCTTCGGCTTCGGCTTCGGCTTCGGCTTCGGCTTCGGCTTCGGCTTCGGCTTCGGCTTCGGCTTCGGCAGGAGTGTCGCAGGTCTCGGTGAGGTGGACCTTGTAACCCATCCAGAACACCTTGTCGCCCTTGGCCGACCAGCGGGCGTCGGGGTCGTACGGGGAGGCCAGGCGGATATGGCCGGGCGGGACGCCCTCGTCGTCGGCGTCCCGCTTCCTGATCACCTCCCATCCCCGGGTATCGGTACGGATGGTGCAGGTCTGTATCAGGACCTGCCGCAGCAGGGCCGCCGCCTCGATCTCGCGGACCCACACCGGGGCGGTGTCGGACCAGGCGGCCCGGCACACAGCCGGCGCGTCCTGGCCGAAGACCTGGCCGAAGACCTGGGCGAGCCGGTCCCGTTCGGTCTTCGAGCGCGGCATCGTCCAGCCATCGACACGCGGCCCGTAGCGTTCGGCGAACTCGGCGACGTCGATCACTCCGGCCGGCCAGGACGGCGCCGCGACGGCCAGGGCCTCCAGGGCGGCCCGCACGCTCTCCCCCGCCAGTTCGGTGCGGTTCAGTCCGGCGTGGGTTCGCTTGCGTGTGTGGGCGAGATTCTTCCGCCAGCCGCAGGGTCGATCTGATGTGCGAAGACATAGAGGCGGCGCGGGACGGCTGAGGATCCTCGGGCTGGACCCGAGTGAGCCGTAGAAATTGCCTTCAACGACAGACCCGCCTCAGCTGCCGCGACCGAGTCGGCGGTGGGTTCTCGTCGGACCGTTCCAAGATGGTGTGGCCGACGCGCCGCAGCGTACGCCAAGCCCGCAACGCTTTGGAAGGCCGATTCCGTCGGCCGGAAAACCCGTACGAGATCTTCGGCCAGTGGATCGAAGCGACCCCCGGACTAGGTTCTGTCTCGTAATCGATCTTGCAGGTGGAAATTGTCGTTGAGCTCGCGGTCAGCGGCCGGAAGACTGCGGCCATGAGTTCTCGACGTTTCGTCTCCCTCGGTCCTGACGGCATGAGTGCCGGTGGTTGGCTGCATGTGGTGGTCGAGGCGAAGACGGGGGTCTTCTATCAGAAGCAGTACGGCGGAACCGCCTGTCGGCAGGGGCAGGTCGAGGGCTTCCTGGTGCCGCTGTTCGGCCCTGATGAGCTGGACGCATTGCGCGAGTTGTTCGAGAAGGACTTCCGCGGTGTCGGCACCTGGAACTACGCGTGGCCGGATGACGAGCGGGATGGGCTCCGCGAGATCATCGGAGCCATCCGCTACTGGGCGTACGACGGGACCACCGAGGAGCCGCGCCCTTTTCGCCTGGACGAGAGCCGGATGAGTGAGGCCGATGAGGCCTGGTCACGCCGGACGGGCCGGCAGTGCTGGTGTGGTTCGACTCGGACTGAACCCGGCGATCAGTCGTCCGCCCTGAAGCGGATCAGCGCTGCGATGATCACCCCGGCCCGGTAGCGGGCCGCCAGTTTGTCGAACCGGGTTCCCACGGCACGGAACTGCTTCAACCGGGAGAAACACCACCCGACAACGTTCCGCCCCCGGTAGACACCTCAGGCGCGTAAGAAGTCAAGTTCGTTGCGCTGCGTCCGTGTGTAGCCTGTCGATCTGTTCGAACGGATGAGGGGGCTGAGGGTGGACGCGGAGTGCGGGCACGTGGGCATGCAGCTCCCTGAGGGGTCCTGGTGGGACTGGGACGTCATCGCCTGGGATGCTGCTGAGCTCCGGCTGGCGGCCGCGCATGACCTCACCTATTACCACGGCTTGGAGTTGGTCTTCGGCGATCCGACCCTCGTCAGCTGCCCGGCGAAGTTCCTCGATCCGGTGTTCCGCGCGCCGACGAGCGAGGAGCTCGCGAGAGTCACCCGTCAGATCGGCGAAGAACCGCTTGTTCTCGTCGCCTTCGAAGCGGATGCGGGCGGGCTGGAGCCCGTCTCCTGTCTCGTCGCTGCGGAACGGGTCGAAGTCGTGCAGGAAACCGTTCTGCGGTACTGGCGCGACGACGTAGCTCCTGGTCAGCGTTTCGCTCCGTGGGTGCGGCCTCCGGCCCCGCAGGCGAGCTAAGCGGCCGCCGCCACGGCAGACGGAGGCGGAAAGGCAACAGCCTCGTCGAAGCGGCTGCCGTGCTGAAGGCAGTGGTAGAGCTGTCCGATCATGCGGTTGAAGAGGTTGCGCTGGGCGGCGGCGTGCCAGTCTCCGTGGTCGTCTCGGCGCCGACGGTAGTGGGCCTTTGCGCCGGGCGAGGCGGTGATGGAGGCGAAGGCCCAGAGGTAACCGGCGTGGTTGAGACGGTCGTTCTTCACCCACCTGCGGGTGATGCTCGACTTCTTGCCGGAGGCCCGAGTGATGGGCGAGGCGCCGGCGTATGCCTTCAGGCCGCGGGCGTCCGCGAAGCGGGTCCGGTCGTCTCCGATCTCAGCGAGCACCCGGGCGCCGAGCTGGACGCCGAGGCCGGGGAAGCTGAGGATGATCTCAGCGTCCGGGTGCTGAGGGAAAGCCTCTTCGACCGCCGCGGCGAGGTCGTCGGCGGCGGTGCAGGCTGCCTCCAACTGGACCAGGAGCGCGAGCATTTGCTTGCCCAGCGCGTCTTCGACCAACGCTGGCTGGTGGGCCCATTCGGAGCGGAAGACGTCACGGAGCCGTTCGGCCTCGGCCGCGATGCCTCGCTTGCGGCCGGCCCGTTTGAGCGCTGTTTCCAGCTGTGTGCGGGTCAGCCGCGCGGCCCGGGTCGGGGTCGGGGCCGCCTTGATGTTCCGGCCCAGCGGCTCGTCGATGGTCCCGCTGATATGCAGTCGGCAGCAAGTGGTCGTTGCCCCGGTCGATCCGTCGAAGTTGGAGGTCGGCGACATCGTTCTCGCTCGTGTCGCCGGGACGGTTCATTTGCACTTGGTGTCGTCCGTGGACCGCGTCAGGAAGCGGGTGCAGATCAGCGACAACCGTGGCCGTATCAACGGTTGGACCGGTCACGATCGTGTCTTTGGTATATGTGTGGCAGTTGGTGGCGTCCCCCGGTCAGGAATCGCGGGCAAGACGCTCGCGGTGGGATCCGATGATTCCTCCTGAACCTGACGCTCCAGCGGCATCGGTCCGCCAAGCCATGAGGGTGGCAGAACGAGTGCGTGTCAGCGAGATCGATGGGCGGGACCGGTGCCCCTGCGGATCATCCGCAGGGGCACCGGGTCGGTGGTGACCTGGCGGCGCGTGGATGGTGCGTGCCCGCCCTCACACGAGGGGCTGCGAACAGCTCAGCGGAAGGGACCGTGGGGCGCGAAGGCGTGGGCAGCGAAGCGCTTGCCCATGCGGCGGTACGCGGTGGCGGTGGGGTGGAGGCCGTCGGGCAAGTCGTCTGTCTCTTCCGGGCCGAGCAGTGCTCGTCCGTCGAGACAGTGGAGGTGGGGATCGGACGTCTGTCGTGCTGCGGCGATCCGGGCCAGTTCGGCGCGGACCACTGTCAGCGTCAGTGCGCCGTCGGCCACATCGGCCGGGTCGCCCAGGGCGGTGATCCTCCCGTCCGGTCCGGTCCTGGTCGGGCCGGGAACCTGTTCCAGGGCCGGGCAGCTCACCGGGGAGATCAGCAGCAGCGGGGTGTCCGGGTGACCGTCCCGGATCGTGTCCAGAAATCCGTGTACCGCCGGGCCGAAGGTCCGCAGCCGGAAGGCGGACAGGCTCACGATGTTGATGCCCACCTTCAGGCTGATCAGGTCGGCGGGCGTGTTGCGGATCGTCCGGGCGACGTAGGGGTCCAGCAGGGCGTTGCCCGCCTGGCTGAGGTTGATCACCTCCACCCCGCCGAGCGCGGCTGCCACCACCGGCCAGGTCCCGGTCGGGCCGTCGGCCTCGATGCAGTGGCTGATGGAACTGCCGTGGTGCACCCAGCGGCGGCGCCCGTCCGGCAGCGGTGCCAGCACGTCGCCGTCGGCACGCAGTGCCACCAGTTCTGTGGGGGTCTGCTGCGGAAGCCACAGTTCGACGTTCTTCATGCCGGCCGCCAGTCCGGCGAACCGTACGGTTTTGGGTTTGCCCGGGATGAGTCGCTGGGCGGCTCCGGGGCCCGCCATTCTCAGCACGTTGCCCACCGGCGCCTGCCGGCGCCGGGCCAGGGCACCGTCCACCAGCAACTCCAGCATTCCGGTCGGGCGGGGGTGGGGGTCGGTGGCGAGTTGGCCGGTGGAGGTGAGTACCTCCAACTCCAGTGCGCGTGCATCGGTGCGGAACACCAGCCGCACCCCTGAAGGCATCACGGTCACCCCGTGGACCGACGGGTTCTGGTACTGGTCCTTGGTCCACGCCGGCAACCGGCGCGGCATCACCCCTGCCGCTGTGGTCTCCAGGTCCAGCGCACCCCGTAACTCCACCGGTCCGCCCACCAACGGGACCGTCCGCATCGTCACCGCTCCTGTTCCAGGTCGAGGTGTTCCGGAGATGGCATCGGCCCGGTGTCTTCGTGGTTCATCGGCGCCCGCCGGGCTCCCAGTTGTGGACCTCGATGTCCGCGTACCGGTCCGGGGTCAGGACGGCGCGTGCCGTATCCGGGTTCGGGGCCCGGAGCAGTGCGGCCGTGCCGAGCCAGGTGTCGCCGTCGTCGGACAGCAGCGGCCCGTACGCGATCAGCTCGTCCTGGTCCGGTGGGGTGAGGTCTGCGGCCGGGCCTTCGCCGAGGCCGAGCAACAGGTACTGGTTGCCGCCGCTTCGGCCGCCGGGGAAATCCCACATGGTGCGTCCCAGCACGTTGCGCCACCGGCGCAGCAGCACGTCCCGGTACGCACCGGCCTGGTAGTTGGGTTCGTCGAAGGCGAACGCGCGGGCAGCGGCGGGATCGGGCAGGTCGATGATGTGCACGCTTCCGGTGGGTGTTTCACCGTCTTCGGCGAAGGTCGGGCCGCGGGCGATCAGTTCCTTCGCGTACCGGTCCATGTAGGACCAGTGTTTCTCCAGCAACTCTTCGCGCAGCGCGAGGGAGGCCGGCCGGTCTCGGTGGTAGCAGAAGTACTCCATGGCCACCAACCTTTCCTCACCAAGGGCGCCGTCTCAACCGGCTTTGCCGTCGAAGGCCCTCGTGTTCCCTCAGGCCATGGCGAGTCGGTCCACCAGCAGTTGCACTCTCGGTCCGGTGTGTTCCGGTGGCAGTCGTCCCGTTCGGGTCAGGGTGGCCAGCCCGTGGAGGGATGCCCAGAACACCTCGGTGAACAGTCCTGGGGCGATGCCGTTGCCGGCGACTTCTTCGAGGCATTCCAGCAGTGCGGCGAAGGCGTCCTTGAGGGGTTCGGGGGTTTCTTCCCGGGCGTATGCGAGGCCGCCGTCGAGTTGGAAGAGGGCGTCGTAGACCGCCGGGTTGCGGGCGGCGAAGTCGAGGTAGGTGCGGGCGAGGGCGTACACCCGGGCGCGGGGGGTGTCCGCGGCGGCGGTCGCGGCCCGTACCTCTGCGGCCATTTCGGTGGCGCCCTGGAGGGCGACGGCGCCGATGATCTCGCGTTTGCCGCGGAAGTGGCTGTAGAGGACGGGCTGGCTGTATTCGATGCGTTCGGCGAGCCGGCGGGTGGTGACCGCGTCCCAGCCCTGCTGCTCGGCGAGTTCGCGGGCCGTCGCCACGATGAGGCGTTCGCGCTCCGCCCGTTCGCGCTGCTTGCGTTCCTGTACCGACATGACTCGATCCTAGCACCGCTAGACATACGAGCGTCAGCAGAACTAGCGTTGCCTCATCAGCTAGCAACGCTAGATTCTCAGGGGGATCGTCATGCTCAACGCGCTCGAGATCGTCACCACCGTGGTCGTCGGCGTGATGGTGGGGGTGGAGTTCTCCGTCGCCTTCGTCATCGGCCCGATCCTCAATGCCCTCCCGGAGGACAGCGGCCAGCTCGGCCACGCCCACGGGGGCCGGATGCTCGGCGCCGTGATGCCGTTCTGGTACATCGGCTCGCTCGTCCTCGTCGGCATCCGGGCCGCCGCCGGGTGGCCCCACCACGGCACCGGCCTCCTCGTCACCGCCGGTGCGCTCCTGGCCCTCAGCGTGGTCATGTCGGTCCTGCTGCTCGTTCCGATCAACAACCGGAACAAGAACTGGACCCCCGAGAACCGGCCCGAGGACTGGAAGGAGCAGAGGAACCGCTGGGACCGCCGGCACTACGTCCGCGTCGCCGTCATCGTCGCCGCCTTCGCCCTGCTGGCCGCCGCCCCCGCCTGAGCCCACGGGCTCCCCCGCCCCCGGCCGCCCCGGCCACGCCCGCCGCTGGACCCCGCCCGCCCCAGCCCCTCGGTTCCAAGGGGCACGGCGGGTTCCCGGCCGGTGACGGGCGCGGTCGGGCCTGCCGGTTCGGCGGCCGGTGTCGAAACCGGCTCAAGGACGGCCGGCCGGCGGGCACGGCCGGGGATCGCCGCCCGTGCCGCCGGGCGGGCTGACAAGGACCGTGGACGTCAGCACACTGAACCCATGCGGCATGAGGAAAGGGCGAAGACCGCCGTCGTGAGAGCCCTCGTCCCGGCGGGCATCCTCGTCTTCTCACCGGTGCTGCTGATCGCCGGAGCACCGATCCGCCGCCGGTATCTCCGTCACGTCCACCGGGACGGGGCCCCGCCGCTCATCGACAAGGAGCGGGGCCAGGTCGGCGTTCACTGGTTCGTGGTCACCAGCCCTCTTCTCGGCCTGCTCTGCCGGCCCACGGAGTGGCTCGCCCGTCTCGTCCCCCGCCGCAGCCGAAGGACGGGGCGAGGACGTGGTCCGAAGTCCCCGGGCCCCGCTGTGCGGTGATGTGCTCCGCCCGCGCTCTCCACCTGCCCGGGTGCGGGGGGCTGTGGCAGGGTGGGGCGGCATGGACTGCGTCTTTTGCCGGCTCATTCGTGAAGACACCGCCCGCTGGGTGGCCCGGGGGGACGAGGCCTGCGCCTTCGCCCCGTTGGACCCGCTCGCGCCGGGGCACACCCTGGTGGTTCCCACCCGTCATCACGCGGATGTGTTCGACACCCCGCCCGATGTCCTGGCCGCCTCGACGCTGCTGGTCCAGCGCGTGGCGGGGGCCATGCGGACGGCTCTGGGCGCCTCGGGTGTCAACGTCCTGCACGCGAGCGGGCCCGGCTCGGAACAGTCCGTCGCCCATCTGCATTTCCATGTCGTCCCGCGGTGGGCGGACGACGGGATCTCCACATGGCCGGCCGGCCGCTCCCGTCACCGCCCTGCCGGTGACCCGGTCGCACGGCTGGCCGGGGAACTCGACCGGGACCAGCCGCCCCGCCCCGGGGACTGACCCCGCGGTTGTCCGGCCCGGCGCGCCGGCGCGGGCCGCCCGTGCACGCCGCGCCGGGCCGGGTGCTCAGTTGGCCGGCGCGGGGGATGCGGAAGTCTCGGCGCGTTCGGCCGCGCTGCGCAGGACGCAGAACTCATTGCCCTCGGGGTCGGCGAGGACGGCCCAGCCCGTGCCGTCGGGTTCCCGGCGGTCGGCGACGAGGGTGGCACCGAGGCCGAGCAGCCGCTCGACCTCCTCCTCGCGCGAGGTCTCCGGGCGCAGGCACAGGTGGATTCTGTTCTTGGTGGTTTTGGGTTCGGGTACCTGGTTGAAGTGCAGCAGCGGGCCCTGGGGCAGCATCACTTCCGTTTCCGTGGTGCCGGGTTCGGCTTCCGGGTGCAGGGGGCTGCCCAGGGCCCGGCTCCAGAACCGGGCCAGTTCGTAGGCGTCGGCGCAGTCGATCGCCACGTTCTGTATCACTGATGAAGTCATGGGGGTGAGCCTGCCCGGCCGGCGCCCGGTCCGCCACCGGCCGAAGGGGGCTGTTGCTGTTCGTGTCCGGGGGCCGGGCGGGGGCGAGTTCGCGCCATTCTCGTCGGGGCAGCCTGGACGGGCCGGCGGTCAGTGCCTGGAGACAGCCGTGGGCGGCTCCGGCCCGCAGGTGCTGCCAGGCATCCGGCGCGGGTGGGGCGTCCATGGCTTCCAGGCAGGAGCGCGGGGTGGTCACGGCTCTGGGGCGGTCCGGTACGGGATGGCCGTCCCCGGGGTGGACGGTGTCGTCGACGCGGTGTTTGCCCCGGCCCTGGGCGTAGCGGCCGGGGAATGCCTCGCCCGGGATGCCGGCCGCGGCGGCGGTCGGGCGGCGGTGCGGGGTGGTTGGTCGACGGCCTTTGCCCCGGGCCCGGACAGCAGCACGACGAGCGGCACGACGGCACGACGGCGGCGGCATGGAGCGGTGAGACGGGAGTCGGCGGCGGCATGGAGCGGTGAGGCGGGAGTCGGGGGCGGCACGGCAGGAGCCGGAGGCCGGTCATGGGACAGGGGAAGCAGCGACGGGGCTGCCGGGCCCCGGCAGCCGCGGGACAGGGCCGGTACGGCGGCCTCATCCCGCGAACGGGCCGGGAGCGGTTGGCGGTCGGGGGCGGGGCAGCCGTCGCTCACACCTGCCGGGGTCGTGCCGTGCCCGGTTGCCCCCCGCACCACCGTCGCAAAGCGGCTCCTCCGCATCAGGGTTGTGGGGGTGCTCTGCCGGGGGACGGTCGTCGCGCAGACTCGGGTCCGCCCGGGTGGGAATTGCGCACGGGCCGAGGGGGTGGGGCGGCGGGTCGTGTGCCCTAGAGTGGCCGTACCCCTGAACGGGCGTGGGAGCGATGATGAGGCGGGCGAGCGCGTACGGACCGGTGCACACCGGTTTTCGTGCTGCCCTGTCCCTGCTTGTGGCCGTCGTGGCCCTGCTGTGCGTGTTCGGCCACGTGCCGCGTGACGGTTCGCTCCCCCGGGCATCTGCCGCGGAGTTCGCCCACCCCTCCTCCTTTCTCGAAGCGTCGTCCGGAACGGCTGCGCCGTGCGGCAAGAAGGCCGTCGCCGATCAGACCCCGCAGCGGGCCGAGAACGCTTCGCAGGTGTCCGGCTGCTCCGGCTGCCCGACGCCCCGGGCCGGAGCGGTGACGTTCCATGAGCCGTGCTCCGGCACGTACTCGGCAGGCCCCGCCCCGCCGCCTCCTCCCCCACTTCACTCCGTTCTGCGGATTTAGAGCGGCCCGTTGGTCGCGTCCCTGAATCCTCCAGAACGGAGTCATCTCACATGTCCTCTTCCCCGCGCTCATGGAGCCGGGCCGGTGCGGCACTGCGTGGTTGGCGGACCCGGCAGTGGACGGTGGCGGGCCTCGGTGCCCTGGCCACCGCGGTCCTGGTCGGCGCGCCCACCGACGTGGTGCCCAACCCCCTGTTCGGCCGGTCCGTCCCCGTCCAGTGGTGGAACTATCCCGCTCTCGTCGTCACGGCGGCACTGGCGGGCATTGTCCTGAGCACCTATGTGCGGCAGCCTTCCCCGGCCGGGACGGCACCGGCCCGCGACGGCGGTCGTCTGGGTGCGGCCGGCGGTGTGCTGTCCTTCTTCGCCGTCGGCTGCCCGGTGTGCAACAAGCTCGTTCTCGTGCTTCTCGGGGCCTCCGGCGCCATGAGCTACTGGGCTCCCCTGCAGCCCCTGCTGGCGGTCCTTTCCGTGGGCCTGCTGGCGGAGGCCGCGCTGCGCCGCCTGTCCCTCCAGGCCGTGTGCCCGGTGACGGCTTCCGCCTGACCGGCGTTCCTGATCAACGGAGTTCGCCCGGGAGGAGCGCCTGTCGGTCGTCGGATCCGCCGTGTCCGAGCGGATCGTGCTTCTGTTCCTGGCGGTTCTGTTCGCATCGGCAGGGCTGCCGGCGTTGTTCCGTCCGGCGGCGGGGCCGGACGGCGCGGTCCTCGCCCCGGGAGCCGTCGAGGCACGGTGACGCGCCCCGCCCCGTGTCGGTCGAGACGAATGCGGGGATCCGTTGGAGAGTTCGTGCGGTGGTCTTCGAGGCGAGTCTCTTGCCGTCCCGGGTGGCAGGGGTGGGGTGTGCCGCCTTCCGGGGTCCGGGCTCCCGGGGTGTGGGGTTGCGGGGGCGGGGTGGGGCGGGGTGCGAGGGGGTATTTGTTCCGGCTGCGGGGTGGTGGTTTTCCGGAACGGGGCGGGACCGGCACGGTATGCTGATGCAGATTGTGCAAGCGATTTGCAAAATGAGGAGGGTCATGGCTACTCGGGCGGCTGACGCCGGTACGAACCAGAGTGTCGAACGGGCGGTCGCGGTGCTGCGTGCACTCGACTCCGGCCGTGCTGAACTGCGTGTTTCCGATGTCGCCGAGCTCACCGGGCTGGGTTCCTCCACCACGTCCCGGCTGCTGTCCACCCTCGAGCGCCTCGACATGGTCGAGCGCGATCCGGTCAGCAATCTCTACCGGCTCAGTCTCGGGATGCTTCCGCTCGCCGCCACCGCCCTGAACCGCCATCCCGTGCACCGGGCCGCCCGCATGGTGCTCCAGGACCTCGCCGGCCGCACCGGGCTGGGGGCCAACGTCGCCATCCGCCGCGGCACCGAGCTGATGTTCCTGTGCAACTTCGAGGGGACGCGGGCCCCGAAGTCCTACACGCAGGCCGGGCACGGCGCCCCGCTGCACGCCACCAGCATCGGCAAGTGCCTGCTGACCGGGCTGACGCCCAAGGAGCGCCGCAGGCTGCTTCCCGAGCCGCTGGCGGCGCACACCGAGTACACGACCACCAGCCATGACCTGCTGGACGGGGAGATCGACACCGTGCGGCGCACCGGGTACGCCGTGGAGGCCGAGGAGCGTGCCCTGGGGCGGGCTTCGCTGGCCGCGCCGGTCCGGGACGCGTCGGGCGAGGTCGTGGCCGCGATCTCGCTGTGGGGGCCCACCTCCCTGCTGGGCAGCCGGACCGAGGCCGAGGGGCAGCGGCTGGCCCTGACCCGGGAGGTCATCGAGGCCGCCGACGTCATCAGCCAGGCGCTCGGCGCCCTCTGACCCACCGCACGCCCCGCGCGTTCCGCGCCCCGCAGGCGCCCCGGACGGGAATGCCCCCGGCGGGGGGCTCCGGGCGGGAAAGGAAAGGAGGGTGGTGCAGGCCCGCGGGCCTGCACCACCCCTCCTTTCGTCTGCCGGTCAGGCGCCGTATGCCTTGAACGCGATCACATGGGCGTGCCGTGCCCCGTGCGTGGCGTCCACGACGAGGCGCAGCGCGTCGGTGCGCACGGGGCCGCCGTCGGGGTTTTCGAGCCGGTGCACGCGGTGGCGGCGGCGGTTGTCCGTCACCGTGAGCAGGGTGTGCCAGGTGCCGTCGGGTTCGCGGCTCTGGACGCGGTAGTCGCGGACCAGTTCCGGCATGATCTCGAACGGGGTGCGGTGGCGGTGCAGGTTGTTGAGGTACTCGTCGACGTCGTCGTCGAACACCACGCGTGTTTCGGTGAGCTGCTGTTGTTCGTCCCAGTCCAGGAGCAGCCACTGGGCGGCCTGTTCGGGGTCGGGCAGGGGTGCGGAGGACCACATCTGGGGGCCCTTGTAGGGCCGCTGGTATCCGCCGACGGCGCGCTGGGGCAGGAAGGCGGTGGTGTCGGGGGTGGCGCGGAAGGCGAAGGTGTGGCGGCGCAGGCCGCGGGCCTGCCATTCCAGGACGAGCTGGCCGTCCTCTTCGGGGATGTCGTGGTCGACGGCTGCGTCTCCTTCGGCCCTGCTGCGCAGGGCGAGGACGCCGTCGGTGCGTTCGGGGAGCAGGACCAGGGCGGTGTCCGGGCAGGCGCGGACGATCAGGACGGCGTTGTGCGGGGTGTCGGGGCGGTGGTCGAGGCGGGCGGTGACCCAGTGGGGGCCGTCGGCCGGGGCGGTGACGGTGGTGGTGAGGAGGTGGTCGGTGGGGACGGCGTTCTCGGGGCGGCCGGTGTTCCACAGTTCCACGGTCAGTTCGCGGGCCTGGCCGGGGGCGCCGTGGACGAGCAGGTCGACCGTGTCGAGTGCGGGGTCCACGGGGAGGAGCAGGGCGAGGTCGCGGGTGAGGGGGTAGGGCTCGCCGGGGGTGGCGGGTGCGGGTTCGGCGGCCAGGCGGGTCTGGTGCGAGGAGGCGGTGACGCGGGCGGTGCGGGCGAGGTTGTCGGGGTCGTCGTCGGCGAGGCCGATGACGGAGGCGTCCTGGCGCAGGAGGGTGCGGCGGACCAGGTCGGGGTGCTGGGTGGCCAGTTCGCGGGGGGTGAGGTTCTTGGTGGTGCACAGGGCGGCGGCGGTGCCGGCGGCTTCGCCGAGGGTGGCGCAGGTGGCCATGACGCGGGTGGCGCCGAAGGCGATGTGGGTGGCGGAGATGTTGCGTCCGGCGAACAGGAGGTTGGTGACGTTGGCGGAGTAGAGGCAGCGCAGGGGTATGTGGAAGATGCCGTCGGCGTAGCGCTGGCGGGCGCCGGGTTCATCGGCGTACATGCCTTGTGCGGGGTGGAGGTCGACGGACCAGCCGCCGAAGGCGACGC
This region includes:
- a CDS encoding VOC family protein, whose product is MTSSVIQNVAIDCADAYELARFWSRALGSPLHPEAEPGTTETEVMLPQGPLLHFNQVPEPKTTKNRIHLCLRPETSREEEVERLLGLGATLVADRREPDGTGWAVLADPEGNEFCVLRSAAERAETSASPAPAN
- a CDS encoding DUF6210 family protein, producing the protein MEIVVELAVSGRKTAAMSSRRFVSLGPDGMSAGGWLHVVVEAKTGVFYQKQYGGTACRQGQVEGFLVPLFGPDELDALRELFEKDFRGVGTWNYAWPDDERDGLREIIGAIRYWAYDGTTEEPRPFRLDESRMSEADEAWSRRTGRQCWCGSTRTEPGDQSSALKRISAAMITPAR
- a CDS encoding IclR family transcriptional regulator, with protein sequence MATRAADAGTNQSVERAVAVLRALDSGRAELRVSDVAELTGLGSSTTSRLLSTLERLDMVERDPVSNLYRLSLGMLPLAATALNRHPVHRAARMVLQDLAGRTGLGANVAIRRGTELMFLCNFEGTRAPKSYTQAGHGAPLHATSIGKCLLTGLTPKERRRLLPEPLAAHTEYTTTSHDLLDGEIDTVRRTGYAVEAEERALGRASLAAPVRDASGEVVAAISLWGPTSLLGSRTEAEGQRLALTREVIEAADVISQALGAL
- a CDS encoding SGNH/GDSL hydrolase family protein; the encoded protein is MRTVPLVGGPVELRGALDLETTAAGVMPRRLPAWTKDQYQNPSVHGVTVMPSGVRLVFRTDARALELEVLTSTGQLATDPHPRPTGMLELLVDGALARRRQAPVGNVLRMAGPGAAQRLIPGKPKTVRFAGLAAGMKNVELWLPQQTPTELVALRADGDVLAPLPDGRRRWVHHGSSISHCIEADGPTGTWPVVAAALGGVEVINLSQAGNALLDPYVARTIRNTPADLISLKVGINIVSLSAFRLRTFGPAVHGFLDTIRDGHPDTPLLLISPVSCPALEQVPGPTRTGPDGRITALGDPADVADGALTLTVVRAELARIAAARQTSDPHLHCLDGRALLGPEETDDLPDGLHPTATAYRRMGKRFAAHAFAPHGPFR
- a CDS encoding HIT domain-containing protein, whose translation is MDCVFCRLIREDTARWVARGDEACAFAPLDPLAPGHTLVVPTRHHADVFDTPPDVLAASTLLVQRVAGAMRTALGASGVNVLHASGPGSEQSVAHLHFHVVPRWADDGISTWPAGRSRHRPAGDPVARLAGELDRDQPPRPGD
- a CDS encoding TetR/AcrR family transcriptional regulator, which gives rise to MSVQERKQRERAERERLIVATARELAEQQGWDAVTTRRLAERIEYSQPVLYSHFRGKREIIGAVALQGATEMAAEVRAATAAADTPRARVYALARTYLDFAARNPAVYDALFQLDGGLAYAREETPEPLKDAFAALLECLEEVAGNGIAPGLFTEVFWASLHGLATLTRTGRLPPEHTGPRVQLLVDRLAMA
- a CDS encoding FAD-dependent oxidoreductase; the encoded protein is MREEDAHYDIAVIGGGLAGTCAAIAAARLGRRVALVNNRPVLGGNASSEIRVWVCGATAHGVHRWARETGIMGELYTENQYRNPEGNPYYWDQVVLDAVRAEPNIDLYLNTDVREAHTTGPDDARQIHSCTGWMMGSERRITFHAQQFLDCTGDGLLGHLAGAHHRIGREAQAEFGEPWAPQEADGALLGSTILFHTKDTGRPVKFVPPTYARDLTTTPILRNRVLRTGDNGCDYWWIEWGGELDTVHDNERIRDELQAVIMGIWDHIKNSGQFPDAENLTLEWVGSLPGKREYRRFLGDHILTQQDILEQRQFTDRVAFGGWSVDLHPAQGMYADEPGARQRYADGIFHIPLRCLYSANVTNLLFAGRNISATHIAFGATRVMATCATLGEAAGTAAALCTTKNLTPRELATQHPDLVRRTLLRQDASVIGLADDDPDNLARTARVTASSHQTRLAAEPAPATPGEPYPLTRDLALLLPVDPALDTVDLLVHGAPGQARELTVELWNTGRPENAVPTDHLLTTTVTAPADGPHWVTARLDHRPDTPHNAVLIVRACPDTALVLLPERTDGVLALRSRAEGDAAVDHDIPEEDGQLVLEWQARGLRRHTFAFRATPDTTAFLPQRAVGGYQRPYKGPQMWSSAPLPDPEQAAQWLLLDWDEQQQLTETRVVFDDDVDEYLNNLHRHRTPFEIMPELVRDYRVQSREPDGTWHTLLTVTDNRRRHRVHRLENPDGGPVRTDALRLVVDATHGARHAHVIAFKAYGA
- a CDS encoding YciI family protein, which encodes MEYFCYHRDRPASLALREELLEKHWSYMDRYAKELIARGPTFAEDGETPTGSVHIIDLPDPAAARAFAFDEPNYQAGAYRDVLLRRWRNVLGRTMWDFPGGRSGGNQYLLLGLGEGPAADLTPPDQDELIAYGPLLSDDGDTWLGTAALLRAPNPDTARAVLTPDRYADIEVHNWEPGGRR
- a CDS encoding DUF1772 domain-containing protein, translated to MLNALEIVTTVVVGVMVGVEFSVAFVIGPILNALPEDSGQLGHAHGGRMLGAVMPFWYIGSLVLVGIRAAAGWPHHGTGLLVTAGALLALSVVMSVLLLVPINNRNKNWTPENRPEDWKEQRNRWDRRHYVRVAVIVAAFALLAAAPA
- a CDS encoding transposase → MRAALEALAVAAPSWPAGVIDVAEFAERYGPRVDGWTMPRSKTERDRLAQVFGQVFGQDAPAVCRAAWSDTAPVWVREIEAAALLRQVLIQTCTIRTDTRGWEVIRKRDADDEGVPPGHIRLASPYDPDARWSAKGDKVFWMGYKVHLTETCDTPAEAEAEAEAEAEAEAEAEAEAEAEAEAEAETETGTSVLRLITDVHTTTATVFDVRATAPIQQNLAERQVAPGEHYLDSGYPFADLVVEAAGRGISMITPLLADHSPQAKAAEGFDKSAFRIDWKARQVHCPQGATSAGWYPVTQHGRDAIVIDFARPDCRPCPSRTACTASVRGTRLLTLRPCELHEHTTTARAGQHTESWRAKYALRGGIEGIISQARDVTGIRRARYRGPPKVTLQHAFSATARNLVRLDARWTTDPLRKPRTSRLERLSYQLAG